The following coding sequences are from one Brooklawnia cerclae window:
- a CDS encoding M24 family metallopeptidase, whose product MNADSPGAPAGASRATPGAPGDADRAPLRRLGDLMAGTGVDGVVLGDSRNLAWLLGVRTHVSTTAPPCLLAVVSGEPADPSLTVWTTVNEAARLADVEFTDPGCRVTPVIRTVGWQQDLWAEIPAGAGMGADLPRPGFRDLGEHIALLRRRLDARQRQQLSALTDAVTAVVESIARGLRPGVSESHVAGLVARELVSGGIDPIVLLVGSGDDLVRHRHPLPRPVPVHGRCMISVGARRRGLFTSVTRYVTFDRPARTGNDSYRRLLDVEAAFLDASLPGVSLSQALRTGAAAYRRNGFPDDTWLQHHQGGLGGFAAREVIAGRDPDLVLRPGMVLAWNPSADGWKIEDLHLVGDDGRLSPAAGATEWPTLRVGDRPRPGVLAL is encoded by the coding sequence GTGAACGCCGACAGCCCGGGAGCCCCTGCCGGGGCTTCCCGGGCGACCCCCGGCGCTCCGGGCGACGCGGATCGGGCGCCCCTTCGCCGCCTGGGGGACCTCATGGCGGGAACCGGCGTGGACGGCGTCGTGCTGGGCGATTCCCGGAACCTCGCCTGGCTGCTGGGCGTCCGCACGCACGTCTCGACGACAGCCCCGCCGTGCCTGCTGGCCGTTGTGTCGGGCGAGCCGGCCGATCCGAGCCTCACGGTCTGGACGACGGTCAACGAGGCTGCCCGGCTCGCCGATGTCGAGTTCACCGATCCCGGCTGCCGGGTCACACCGGTGATCAGGACCGTCGGCTGGCAACAGGACCTGTGGGCGGAGATCCCTGCCGGGGCCGGTATGGGCGCCGACCTGCCGCGTCCCGGATTCCGTGACCTCGGCGAACACATCGCACTGCTGCGCCGACGGCTCGACGCCCGCCAGCGTCAGCAGCTCTCCGCGCTGACCGATGCCGTCACGGCCGTGGTCGAGAGCATCGCGCGGGGGCTTCGTCCCGGCGTCAGCGAGAGCCACGTGGCCGGTCTGGTCGCCCGCGAACTCGTGAGCGGTGGGATCGATCCGATCGTGCTGCTCGTGGGGTCGGGTGACGATCTCGTGCGGCACCGGCATCCGCTGCCCCGGCCGGTGCCCGTCCACGGCCGCTGCATGATCTCGGTGGGCGCGCGTCGGCGCGGCCTGTTCACCAGCGTCACGAGGTACGTCACCTTCGACCGACCGGCGCGCACCGGGAACGACTCGTACCGCCGGCTGCTCGACGTGGAGGCGGCCTTCCTCGACGCCTCCCTGCCCGGAGTCTCGCTGTCGCAGGCGCTACGGACCGGAGCGGCCGCATACCGGCGCAACGGGTTCCCCGACGACACCTGGCTGCAGCACCACCAGGGAGGGCTGGGCGGGTTCGCCGCTCGCGAAGTCATCGCCGGACGCGACCCCGACCTCGTCCTGCGACCGGGAATGGTCCTCGCCTGGAACCCGAGCGCCGACGGCTGGAAGATCGAGGACCTTCACCTCGTCGGTGACGACGGCCGCCTCTCGCCGGCGGCCGGGGCGA